One stretch of Bremerella cremea DNA includes these proteins:
- a CDS encoding RNA polymerase sigma factor, with amino-acid sequence MNHNPFTQTGRLASGEFAPEDLYALLYCLALRSGLSEADALDVVQTVYLQYYIWKSKGGTINSSIAGYLTKMLRNELTNRARSPRLNISDFPADMVAAPERELLQGPPAEKLFAITRSFLFGLNRLDRRIVILRFRGNSFRQISRHRRIEFSDKTVKRRFDEAIGRLALLVKQAH; translated from the coding sequence GTGAATCACAATCCTTTCACCCAGACGGGTCGTTTGGCCTCGGGAGAATTCGCTCCCGAAGATCTCTATGCACTCCTGTATTGCCTCGCCCTTCGCTCGGGGCTGAGCGAGGCGGACGCTCTGGATGTGGTCCAGACCGTTTATCTCCAATATTACATTTGGAAATCGAAAGGGGGAACGATCAATTCTTCGATCGCTGGCTATCTAACCAAGATGCTACGGAACGAGCTTACCAATCGTGCCCGATCTCCGCGGCTTAACATCAGTGACTTTCCAGCGGACATGGTTGCCGCTCCGGAAAGGGAACTGCTGCAAGGACCTCCTGCTGAAAAGCTCTTCGCGATCACTCGCTCGTTTCTGTTCGGACTCAATCGACTCGACCGTCGAATCGTAATCCTGCGGTTTCGAGGCAACAGCTTTCGCCAGATTTCCCGTCATCGCCGGATTGAATTCTCGGACAAAACGGTCAAGCGGCGATTCGACGAGGCCATTGGTCGTCTGGCGCTGCTCGTCAAGCAAGCTCATTAG